Part of the Kineococcus aurantiacus genome, GCATGGCGTCGAGGTACCCCAGGGTGCGGTGGGTGTTCGCCGCCGGGGGCGGCAGCTCGGCGAGCAGCCCCGACAGGTCCAGCGCCGCCGTCCCCGTCCAGGCCCCGGAGACCTGCACGCGGTCGCCGTCGGCGGGGTTGCGCAGCAGCTTGCACGTCGACCACAGCTCCCGGGGCGCGGTGGGGGCCCACCGCTGCCAGGCGGCCAGGACGTCCGCGCCCCGTTCCAGGCCCCAGCGCAGGAAGAACACCGTCACGCGCGGCGCGGAACGGACGGCGACCGTCCACGACGTGACGGCCGCGATCCCGCCGCCCCCGCCGCGCAGCGCCCAGAACAGGTCGGGGTCGTTCCCGGCGTCGACCGTGCGGGACGTCCCGTCGGCGGTCACGACGTCGATCGAGCGGACCTGGTCGCACGTCAGCCCGAACGAGCGGGCCAGGACCCCGACGCCCCCGCCGAGGGTGAGCCCGCTGAAACCCACCGTCGGGCAGGACCCGGCTCCGATCGCGACCCCCTGCGCGCCGAGCGCGGTGTAGACGTCGACGAGCCGCGCCCCGGCGCCGATCCGGGCGGTCCGGCCGTCGGCGGCGAGTTCCACCGCGTCCATCCCGGCCAGGTCCGCGACCAGACCGTCACCGGCCGACCAGCCCCCGTAGGAGTGCCCGCCCGCGCGCAGCCGCAGTCCGGTGCCGGTCCGCCCCGCGTGGCGCACGCAGGCCGCGACGTCGTCGGCGGTGCGGCAGTGCGCGACGGCCTGCGGGGCGGGGGAGAAGCGCGGGTTGTAGAGCAGGGTCGAGGGGTCGTACCCGGCCTGGCCCGGGCGGGAGAGGCCGCCGGAGACTTCGAGGTCCGACCAGCCGGGGGTCGTCGGGGGGCTGCTGGGACCACCACCGGGGTCGCCACCGGGGGTGGGTGGGCTCTGCGCACCGCCGTCGGTGCAGCCCGCGGTCGCGAGGGCGAGTCCGGTGGCGAGCAGCGCCCGGCGGGTGGGTCGTCCGTGGTCCACGGGCGCAGTCTGCCCGGCGGGTGGCCCGGACGGACGGGAGGTGGGCGGCGCGGACGTGACACCGACGTATCCCGAACGTAACAAGCTGGACAAAATACGGGGCTACTGTAACCATCGCTACAACGGTGCAGCTGTGGCGCACGTCCCCTGTCCCACCACGAAACCCCCGGCGCCCTCGCGGGTGCAGAGACGAGTGAGGCTCCCGATGAGAAGACGTTTCGGAGTGGTCGGGGCACTGGCCCTGACGATGGCGCTCGCCCTCGGCGGGTGCGGTGCGGCCGACGACGGGGGCAGTGGCACCGCCGCGGGCGGCGCTCCCGTCAAGGGCGGCGACCTGGTCATGGCGCGGTCCGCGGACATCATCTCGATGGACAAGACCACGACGTTCGACAACAACTCCATCCGCGTGATGGAGCAGATCATGGAGCCGCTGTTCCACTCCAGCGCCGACGGGACGAAGGTCGAACCCTGGCTCGCCACGGGGTACACGATCTCGCCGGACGGTCTGACCTACACGATCCCGCTGCGCAAGGACGTCGTGTTCTCCGACGGGACCCCGATGACCGCCGAGGACGTCAAGTTCTCGATCGACGAGGACACCAAGACGGGAGCGGCCGGCTGGGGCTTCATCAACGCGGCCATCGACTCCGTCGAGGCGACCGACGACTCCACGGTCACCATCAAGCTCAAGTACGCCTGGGCGCCCCTGATCGCCGACCTGTCGCTCTTCTCCAACGGCGTCATCCCCGTGGACTACGGCGGCAAGACGGCCGAGGAGTTCTACGCCGCTCCCGTCGGCACCGGCCCCTACGTCTGGGAGAGCTGGACGAAGGGGCAGTCGCTCAAGCTGACCGCGAACACCAAGTACTGGCAGAAGGGCAAGCCGTACCTGTCCAGCGTCCAGTGGAACGTCGTCCCCGACGCCAACACCCGCAAGCTGCAGGTGCAGGGCGGGCAGATCGACATCGACGACACCCCGGACTGGTCCAGCCTGGCGTCGTTGAAGTCCGCCCCCGGGGTGAACGCCCAGACGTTCCCCTCGACCCAGATCGACTACGTGGCGTTCAACCAGACGCGGGCGCCGTTCGACGACGTCCACGTCCGCCGCGCGATCTCCTACGCCATCGACCGTCAGGCGATGGTCAAGGCCGTCCTGTTCGGCAACGGCGAGGTGGCGAACTCCCTGCTCTCGCCCGGAACCCCCTACTACGACGAGAACGCCGGCGGGGCGACGCTCGACGTCGCCAAGGCGAAGGCGGAGCTCGCGCAGTCGTCGAAGCCCGGCGGGTTCAGCACGACCCTGCTGATCGCCTCGGGGAACCCCAACCAGGCGTCGGTCGCGCAGATCCTGCAGTCCGAGCTCAAGGACATCGGGATCACGATGGAGATCAAGCAGCTCGACCCGACCGCGAACAAGAAGGCGCGGCTCGCGTCCGACTTCGACATGACCCTCTCGGCCTGGACCATGGACATCCCCGACCCCGACCAGTGGACGTCCTTCGCGGTCGACCCGACGGGCGGGTCGAAGTCGGCCTTCACCTCCTACGACAACCCCGAGGTCGTCGACCTGAACAAGCAGGCGCAGCGGGAGACCGACAGCGCCAAGCGTCAGCAGCTCTACTCGCAGCTGCAGCAGAAGACGAGCGAGGACGCGTTCCTCGCGTACCTGTACTACTCGCCGTACGTGTACGCCTCGACCGACAAGGTCAAGGGTTTCAGCGTGACCCCGCTCGGCGGGTACCTGCTGCAGGACGTCTACAAGACCGAGTAGCCGTCGCACCGGGGGTGTCCGTCCACGTGACGGGCACCCCCGTCCCCGAGCGGTCGAACCCTCGAGAACAAGGAGGTGGGGCGGTGCTGCACCGTCTGCGATTCATCCCGGGCCGCCTGGTCCAGTCGATCCCCGTCGCCTTCGGCGTCACGCTGATCGTCTTCCTCCTGGCCCACCTGCTGCCCGGCAACGCAGCCCTCGCCCTCCTCGGCGAACGGGCGACCGAGCAGAGCGTCGCGGCCCTGACCGCCCAGCTCGGCCTCGACGAACCGCTCTGGCGGCAGTACCTCCTCTTCCTCCGTCAGCTGGTCCACGGAGACCTCGGCACCAGCCTCACCTACCAGACCCCGGTGACGCAGCTGGTGCTGCAGGCGATCCCGGTGACGTTGTCCCTGCTGCTCTACGCGCTGCTGCTCGCCCTGGTCATCAGCGTCCCCCTCGCCGCGCTGGCCGCGTTCCGTCCCGGGGGTGCGCGCGACCTGGGCGTCCGGGGGTTCACCCTCCTGGGCCAGGGCATGCCGCAGTTCTGGGTCGGCATCATGCTCATCCTGCTGCTCGGGGTCAGCCTCCGCGCCTTCCCGGTGGGTGGCTACGGCGAGGGCGCGCTCGCCCACCTCTACTACCTGTTCCTGCCCGCGGCGACCCTGGCGATCGCCATGTCCCCCACGATCATCCGCAGCCTCCGGTCGTCGATGATCTCGGTGCTGGGCTCGGAGTACGTGGGGACCGCCAAGATGAAGGGGGCCGCCGGCGTGCAGCTCTTCCGCGGTCACGTCCTGCGCAACGCGGCGATCCCCACCGTCTCCATCGTCGGGGTGAACCTCGGGTACCTGGTGGGCGGTTCGCTCGTCATCGAGCGGGTCTTCGCCCTCCCCGGTCTCGGCTCACTGATGATCAACTCCATCTTCACCCGCGACTTCCCGACCATCCAGGGCGTCACCCTCTTCGTGGCGTTGTTCGTGGTGGTCGTCGGCATCCTCACCGACGTCGTCTACACGGCCCTCGACCCCCGGGTCGACCTCAGCAGGACGGCCCGCGCATGAGCACCCCCACCGCTGTCCTCGTCGCCCGCGGCCAGCGCCGCCGCGCCGCGCGCTCCCGGTCGCTGCGGCCCTGGTACCGCAGCGGCACGCTGGTGGCCGGCATGGTGATCGTCGGGCTCCTCGTCCTCGTGGCGGTCCTCGCGCCCGTGCTCGCCCCCTTCGACCCGGTCCAGCAGGACCTGGCGAACGCCCTGCAGTCGCCGTCGGCGACCCACCCGCTGGGCACCGACAAGTACGGCCGCGACGTGCTGTCCCGGCTGATCTGGGGCGCGCGGGTCGACCTGCGCGTCGGGTTCCTCGCGGTCCTCATCCCGTTCGTCGTCGGCACCGTCGTCGGCGGGATCGCGGGCTACGCGGGGGGCTGGCTCGACACGGTCCTGATGCGCGTCGTCGACGTGTTCTTCGCCTTCCCGTTCTACGTGATGGTCATCGTCCTGGTCTTCGTCTTCGGCTCGGGCGAGTTCAGCATCTACATCGCCATCGCCGCCGTGTCGTGGGTCTCCTACGCCAAGATCGTGCGCGGTGAGGTGCTGGTGGCCAAGGAGCAGGACTACGTGGTCGCGGCCCGCCTCGGCGGCATGTCCCACGCGCGGATCCTGGTCCGCCACATCGGACCGAACGTGCTG contains:
- a CDS encoding FAD-binding protein, which translates into the protein MDHGRPTRRALLATGLALATAGCTDGGAQSPPTPGGDPGGGPSSPPTTPGWSDLEVSGGLSRPGQAGYDPSTLLYNPRFSPAPQAVAHCRTADDVAACVRHAGRTGTGLRLRAGGHSYGGWSAGDGLVADLAGMDAVELAADGRTARIGAGARLVDVYTALGAQGVAIGAGSCPTVGFSGLTLGGGVGVLARSFGLTCDQVRSIDVVTADGTSRTVDAGNDPDLFWALRGGGGGIAAVTSWTVAVRSAPRVTVFFLRWGLERGADVLAAWQRWAPTAPRELWSTCKLLRNPADGDRVQVSGAWTGTAALDLSGLLAELPPPAANTHRTLGYLDAMLYEAGCSGLDAQACTARALDGAHRQPFAATSSMLGTELPQAGLDAALAAVRELRAPAGLVEAGMSFDALGGAVADVAADATAFPWRTALATVQHTATWSGPADPGPFDAVVAGTRDALTPWTGTAAYVNYADAGQPDRAAACWGGNRGRLQRVAAAADPDGVFAFPGGVRA
- a CDS encoding ABC transporter substrate-binding protein; protein product: MRRRFGVVGALALTMALALGGCGAADDGGSGTAAGGAPVKGGDLVMARSADIISMDKTTTFDNNSIRVMEQIMEPLFHSSADGTKVEPWLATGYTISPDGLTYTIPLRKDVVFSDGTPMTAEDVKFSIDEDTKTGAAGWGFINAAIDSVEATDDSTVTIKLKYAWAPLIADLSLFSNGVIPVDYGGKTAEEFYAAPVGTGPYVWESWTKGQSLKLTANTKYWQKGKPYLSSVQWNVVPDANTRKLQVQGGQIDIDDTPDWSSLASLKSAPGVNAQTFPSTQIDYVAFNQTRAPFDDVHVRRAISYAIDRQAMVKAVLFGNGEVANSLLSPGTPYYDENAGGATLDVAKAKAELAQSSKPGGFSTTLLIASGNPNQASVAQILQSELKDIGITMEIKQLDPTANKKARLASDFDMTLSAWTMDIPDPDQWTSFAVDPTGGSKSAFTSYDNPEVVDLNKQAQRETDSAKRQQLYSQLQQKTSEDAFLAYLYYSPYVYASTDKVKGFSVTPLGGYLLQDVYKTE
- a CDS encoding ABC transporter permease subunit, with product MLHRLRFIPGRLVQSIPVAFGVTLIVFLLAHLLPGNAALALLGERATEQSVAALTAQLGLDEPLWRQYLLFLRQLVHGDLGTSLTYQTPVTQLVLQAIPVTLSLLLYALLLALVISVPLAALAAFRPGGARDLGVRGFTLLGQGMPQFWVGIMLILLLGVSLRAFPVGGYGEGALAHLYYLFLPAATLAIAMSPTIIRSLRSSMISVLGSEYVGTAKMKGAAGVQLFRGHVLRNAAIPTVSIVGVNLGYLVGGSLVIERVFALPGLGSLMINSIFTRDFPTIQGVTLFVALFVVVVGILTDVVYTALDPRVDLSRTARA
- a CDS encoding ABC transporter permease, with amino-acid sequence MSTPTAVLVARGQRRRAARSRSLRPWYRSGTLVAGMVIVGLLVLVAVLAPVLAPFDPVQQDLANALQSPSATHPLGTDKYGRDVLSRLIWGARVDLRVGFLAVLIPFVVGTVVGGIAGYAGGWLDTVLMRVVDVFFAFPFYVMVIVLVFVFGSGEFSIYIAIAAVSWVSYAKIVRGEVLVAKEQDYVVAARLGGMSHARILVRHIGPNVLSQAIIYGMSDIVMDIMAIVTLGYLGLGIAPPTAEWGSMINDGQEFITTQWQQATIPGLVVVVTSLGLSWLGDGISDLLNPERRK